The window atatgactgtgcgtggtgaacatggtattggggtaGCTCGACAGAATATCGAGGGTCTTGTGGCGGGAGATAGTGCTGagatggattatatggagcttgggtgtaggcttgaggttgggtgtactggtgaggcggaccccttgggccacgccatgatccagagacaaacatagcgacatattctttcttctttttgcctaacaggcttccggtgccactttgaattgcctgtgtggtcgcttttatggcagagtagctcatgatcttgcttgacttgagtccctcttccaccattcctcccatctttaccacatcgttgaaggacttacctatggctgagatcaaatggccaaagtaagtgggctctagggcttgaagaaagtactcgaccatctcatcttccTCCATTGGAGGGTAGActcgtgcagcttgttctctccatctgaaaccatattccctaaagctttcattgggcctcttctctaccttggtcaaagataggcgatccgggacaatgtctatattgtactgaaagtgccgagcaaaggcctgagccaagtcatcccatgtgtaccacctgctagtgtcttggcgggtgtaccattcTAAAGCTGCCCCACTCAGACTCTGACTGAAATATGCCATTAATAATTCATCTTTCCCACCGGCGCCTCTCATATTGCTGCAGaagcctctcaaatgggccacgggatctccatgtccatcgtacgggtcaaacttgggcatcttgaacccagcGGGCAGTTGAACATCCGGAAATAGgcataaatccttgtaagccacacttacttggcttcctatcccttgcatgttcttcaaagattACTCTAGGCTCTTCACTTTCCTGAACATCTCGTCCTGCTCCATATTCCGGTATGGTTTCTCAGTTTCGACAAGAGGTTCAAAGCGAGGGGCATGGGAATAAGGATCCGCGACTTTGAAAGTTGGTTCTGGAACATaatattgggtatctggagcttggaacgcgggttcactagaagatctGTGAAGGGTAGCTCGCGGAGGGGCTACGAAAACAGGAGCGGATGTCGGAGCAGGGTATGCAgttgttttggctggtggagcGTGAAAGGTTTGGGACGAGGTGCCAGGGTAGTGGCGATAAGGGGTAAAGCCTGGTGCGTGCTGAGGGGAAAGATCAATGGTAATGGGATCTTGGGCTTGTGACAGTGGTGGGATGAAAGCGGGATTTTCTGGGTAGTTAGCGAGGAATGAAGGTGGAGGATGCCCCCTGACCCAGGCTTGATACATTCTgccatttgatgcttcaacctgtagacctcctctttcaattcagactcCGATTCTACAATCTCCCTCGGCGGGTCGACAACACCCGTGTCCAattctttgctagtcatgactgccttgcactttgatctggtgttataagggtgacttgccaggatgccaacaaactaaccacctaaaaCAAAACCTGTCTATGCGCACACAAAAACTTGGTCAGTTTTAAAAGCAATTTACAGATAGTTAATCGCACATTTGGGTatgcaatgcacctgagcagTTAACGTTCCTAGATGCTTTGCGACGGCTCGTATGTTTCATCCCGacttttccaaattttccaaatCCTGACTTTTCCCTCTCACCTCCTGCTGTGtttcgctcttttaattcttATTCTTTCCCCATTTTTTTTAGTTTGgcccctcttttctttcttcctctCTCTTCTTTTTCCCTCTCTTCTTTTAAGAAtatgatcgaatcctatggggattgcctacgtatcatgacgccgcatgaatcagatcattacgtagttcagataAATAGATACGAAATAAattatttcattaataaaagacatctttttggattttctattacaaggactAAAGTAGCGATGACTGCAAAAGGAAAATCTACAGACTCaaaataaagtaatagacaacCTTGACAAAGACGAACAAGACTCAGAGAAAGTAAAATACAGACTACTAAAGgaaatcaaaaatacataagagcctccactGGTACTCCGGAGGCTTGCGGGACATCAGCCGGTCTCCGCAAAGGCTTGCGAGCAATATCTTCTTGAAGGCGGTCTAGGTCAAACATCACTTGTCGGACGAATGTCATTacagaagcaaaaaacatagacttggtcatgtcttcacattcatggcatttcattacaacataatcagctatctctttaatcctcattctgatgacacccttttcttgaagcAAACGTCCAATCTGCTGGGCCCGAGCCTCCAACACTTGTGCATCTGCGTTGTTTTGGTCTTGTAACTGCTGCATGCTTTCTTGTAATTGATAAATCAATGCgtagcaatgctctctttctgACTTGAAATCCTTTGTTTGCTTGACCATTTCATTCTCAAGGGTAACCATCCTTTTCTGTAAAACTGCTgcttctttgtcatatttctgcttcaactggtgGACTAATCTAGCTTGTTCCTCCGCACCTTTGGCCAACTTTGCTTGAGTATTTAACAAGTCTCTTTCGGCCTTTGTCAAGTCAAAACCGTAATCATGCACTTTCCGCCTCAGGttggttataattttctcatctctCTCACTTCTTGCTGGTGTCTCGGCGGCTATTTTCATTCTCTGGATTTGGGCTCGAAGGGATTCATTTTCCTTGGCcaacctcttcttttccccttcatcttcagctgcctgcaaactactatcaaatttgatttttttgatTTGTTCTTCTAGCTTGCTTATGGTGGTCCGGTACTCCCTTTCTTTGGCTAACCAAGCCCACTGCTCCTGCGATGCTTCAACAAATTCTTGGATATGAGGTCTTTTAGTTGGTCGTTCGGGTTCACCACTCGTCGCGACTCTCTTTCCATACCAGGCAATATAACTAGGTAAGACCTCACCTTTAGACAAATCACGTACTCGGGTGTTTGCCCCCAAATACTGGCATTCGCTCCAAATTTGGCGAACCGCTTCTTCGGGAAATTGGGCATCAGGACGGATTTCGACCACATAAGTGCTAAGATCTTCATCTCTAGGAACTGTCTGGCATCTTCCAAGCTGTCTCAAAACCCGGTACGGAGCATAGGGTTGGATGCTTCGGAGACCCATTAGCAAGAAGTAGGGACCAGTGGCGGGCATATAAACAATCTCATCAACGGGAAGCCAACCCAATGTCCATTCTACCTGATCTGCGGTCGTAGATTGAAGGCGGGTAATCCAATCTTTGACCCCTTTCGGCATCTCGAATCCTGTTACTCATGCACT is drawn from Nicotiana tomentosiformis chromosome 12, ASM39032v3, whole genome shotgun sequence and contains these coding sequences:
- the LOC138903212 gene encoding uncharacterized protein; translated protein: MPKGVKDWITRLQSTTADQVEWTLGWLPVDEIVYMPATGPYFLLMGLRSIQPYAPYRVLRQLGRCQTVPRDEDLSTYVVEIRPDAQFPEEAVRQIWSECQYLGANTRVRDLSKGEVLPSYIAWYGKRVATSGEPERPTKRPHIQEFVEASQEQWAWLAKEREYRTTISKLEEQIKKIKFDSSLQAAEDEGEKKRLAKENESLRAQIQRMKIAAETPARSERDEKIITNLRRKVHDYGFDLTKAERDLLNTQAKLAKGAEEQARLVHQLKQKYDKEAAVLQKRMVTLENEMVKQTKDFKSEREHCYALIYQLQESMQQLQDQNNADAQVLEARAQQIGRLLQEKGVIRMRIKEIADYVVMKCHECEDMTKSMFFASVMTFVRQVMFDLDRLQEDIARKPLRRPADVPQASGVPVEALMYF